The following DNA comes from Chitinophagales bacterium.
ATTCTTCTATACCCATTGCTTTCATTATAATAGGCAGCTCTCCTTTACAAATATTACAAGTGGGTCTGTCAACATACATAATAACTTTCTTTGGCAAACTTCCCATTTCTTCAAATGCTTCTATCAGAGAATGAGCTTCTGCATGAGTTAATGACTGGGTATATCCTAAATGTTTTGGAACACTTTTCTTTGGAGGAACCCAACTAATCTTATCAAACCATTTTTTTCTTAAAGATATTGATTCAGGAACAAAAGATGAGTTTATACCAAAAAAATTTTTTCCATTAATTTCAATTTTCGCAACAGTTCCTGAAGCACCGTCTTCTAATATGTATTTAGGAATTTTTTTTAATTTTCTAAAGTTTACAATATCATCATAATGTAATTTGATGTTTTTGACAACTTTTATTTCATCAACAAATTCCTGAATCTGTGCTTTTGCTTCTTTTTGGGTAAGCTTTCTATTATTAGCAATATCATCTATTTTTTTAGAAAATTGCTTTATGGCATCTTCTGTGCCTTCCCAAATGGTTTTGTTATGCTGCATTATCCTATACTCACCTGCTATAGCAAGTTGCGGAGCATAACCATCATTTCTTAATATGGTAATAGCTAAATCATCTAAAAACTTTAATGTTGCTTTCCCAAAATTATAAATGGCTTTTAAATCTGCTACCACATACTTAACTACGGGTTTAAACAAATCATCTATTAACTTATTAAAATAGGCAGTCCCTTGTCTTAAAAATGCTAGTAGTTCATCTAAAAATTTGCTGAATGCTTTAAAACCTCAGCTATTGATATAACTGAGGTTTATTTCTTACTGATTCTCTTCCATAAATTTTTTGAAGTCATTTAAGAAAGTAATAAGTTCATTATGAGTAAGACGCAATGTTATAATATCTGGATCATGCATTCCACCTCGTTGTGCCATTTGATCTATTAATAACACCCCATTTTCATTTGCTCTTAGGGTAACATCTTCATTTGCCCAGACATATTCTTTACCATATGGTCTGGTTTTAGCTTTTTCTAAACCATCGATAATTTCTTGTACTTTGGTGGGAGTCCAGCCATAATATGTAAATCGTTCTAATGTTTTATAATTTTCTTCTTGTAGAGTTACATAAAACCAATCTTCTTTATTTTTAAATATATAATTCATTTTTCCCCCGTGGTCGGCATCCCTGCCGATTTCCACTCTCTTTTATTAAACTCACAAACCAAATGTAAGCATTTTTTTTGATGTTCTTGTAAACAAATGTTTTATGAAATTCGGGACTCTATCTAAAATCTCACTTCTCCCACTCAAATGTTTCAAAAACATGTAACATATCGTTTTTAATAAATTGGAGGGCGGGCTTAACACTGTCTTCATTAGGGTGGCTGGTAAAATATAAAGCCCCACGCAAATAATGGTTTTCGTAGTCGGTAAGATAAAACTGCAAATTATTAGCGGTATTGCCACCTATTTCTATCATTTTGCCTTCTACATTGTGTGGCGTTTTTATTTCTAATTCATCTATATAATCTGCTTTTTTTGAGTGTGTGTATGCCAGCTCATGCGAGTCTTCCATTACTTTTTCTAAAGTTATATCTTTTCCTATTTCCTTGTAAGAAAAATGAACTTTTGCGTTTAAACTCGGATATACAAGATTTATCCAGCAGTCCGACATTACTTTTTCGTCAAAAAAGAAAGAATCATTTTCTATAGTGGTATAGTTAGGGTACTCAAAAGTATAAGGGCAGTTTTCTGCAAATGTTACAAAACTATCTAAATGAGGCATATATATTTGAGGATAAGCTATTTTTTTAGGTGTGTAAACGGGTTCTTTACACGAGAAAAAAAGCACTATAACGAACAAAAAAATAAGCTTGCTAATTTTCATCTATTACCATTTTTACTTTGTTTATTCTGTTTTTATCCATAGATAAAACGGTAAAAGTATAGTTTTTGTATGTTATAACATTTCCATTTTTTGGCAGTTTGCCCGAAAGTTGCAAAATCAATCCTGCTAAAGTATCATTTCCGCCACTGGCTTCTTCAAAATCATCTTCGGGCAGTTTAAGTTTTTCGCAAAGATCCATTAAGTTTATTTTCCCGTCCATTAAATAGCTGTTGGGCGAGAGTTGTTTGAAAGCTGTATTGGCATCAAAATCAAATTCGTCTTTAATATCGCCCAATACTTCTTCCAGTATATCTTCTAAAGTTACTAAACCTTTTGTGCCACCATATTCATCTACCACAATGGCTTGGTGCTTTCTGTTTTCTTGTATTTCTCTAAGTAAATCGTCTATTTTTTTAGTTTCATGTACAAAAAACGGATCTCTAACCAAGTTTTGCCAGTTAAAATCTTCTTTTTCTTCTAAGTGATTTAATAAATCTTTTAAATACAAAATGCCTTTAACATTGTCAATAGATTCTTCGTAAACAGGCATACGCGAATAGCCTGCTTCTTTTACCACTTCCAGTATTTCGGCATAATTAAGTGTGTTTTTTAGGGCAATAATATCCACTCGTGGCACCATTATTTGCTTAACGGTAGTGTTTCCAAAATGTACTATGCCTTTTAAAATATTCACATCTTCTTCTGTACTACCGTCTGTAGTGCTTAAATCTATAGCTTTTTCTATTTCGTCTAAATCTATTTCGTGATTTATGTTTTGAAAACGCTTTTCTATCAGCAAGCCCGATTTTACCAAAAGCCATGTAAAAGGATAAAATATAGTACGCAAAAAACCAAAAAACCCTGAGGTTAATTCTGCTAAATAAAGGTTGTTTTGGCTGGCAAAAACTTTAGGAGATACTTCGCCAAAAAATACCAAAAGCGGTGTTAAAATAGCTACGTTTATTAAAGCAATGGTTTCTTCTTTAAAATTTGGAAAAACCATAGTCATTAAAAAATTAAAGAGAATAATCATTAATACATTAACAAAATTATTGGCTATAAGTATTGTTGCCAGTAGTTGTCTTGGTCGTTCTAATAAACTAATTATCCTTTTATGATTTTCTTTATCGCTTTCTTTAAGTTCGGCTATTTGCCCGGGTTTAAGTGAATAAAATGCCACCTCAGAGCCCGAAATTATAGCGGATAAAAAAAGCAGTATGATGATACTTACAGAAAAAGCAATGATATAACTTAAATTATCTGCAATGTTTGTTTGCAAATAAATGAAAGAAAATATATTATTTAGAAACTCCGAGGGGGGCAAACTTTCACTTTCCACTTAGTAAATTTTAGATATAAATTTAAAACGGCAAATCATTTGCTTCATCATTATCATCCATTGGCGATTCATCAATAGGAGTAGTAGGTGGTGTGGTGTTTTCGTTTTGTGCATTTGAACTTTGCTGACTTTGGGATGTTTGATTTTGCCCGGAATCATCTTTGCGTTCAAGCATCTTAAAATTGTCAACTACCACTTCTGTAGAGTATCTTTTAGCACCGTTTTGGTCTTCCCAACTTCTGGTTCTTAATTTTCCTTCTACATATATAAGTTGTCCTTTTCCTAAATATTTTTCGGCAACATCAATTAATCCCTTTCTCCAAATGGCTAAATTGTGCCATTCCGTTTGTTCTATTCTATTGCCGTCTCTATCTGTGTAAGTTTCATTGGTAGCCAATGTAAAGTTGCAAACAGCAGAATTATTATCAAAATGTCTTACTTCGGGGTCTTTTCCTAAGCGACCTATTAAGGTTACTTTATTAATCATTAGTTATATATTTTATTCTAAAATTAGGCTTTTACTTTGTAAATACAAAATAAAAATTTTAGGAAAGGCAAAGTTAGTTAAATTTCGGGTATATCTATATTTTTCTTTGTCAAGCAAAGTAGTTGCTGTTGTTTTTATGCTAATAAATTGAATATGAATAAGTTGGTGGGTTAATTTTTGTGTAAATTCTTTACTTATTTCTATAATTTCTTCATTATTAATATCAAATTTTGCAGCTAAAATTTTATTTATTTCTTTATTACTTAGTTTTTTCTTTTTCTCAAATTCTACTAATGGAAATTGGTAAAGTTTTTTCCAAATGTCATTTTCTTCTCTTTGTTCTATTATGTAGCCTTTGGGTGTTTCAATAAAAAAACTATAAAAATATCTGTTTTTAGTGGCTATTTTTTTGCTTTTAAAAGGCAGTTGGCTCACTTTATTTTTATTAAAAGCCATGCAGTTTTCTTTTAACATACAACTGCCACACAATGGGTTTTTGGGTTTGCATACCGTTGCCCCAAAATCCATAATGGCTTGGTTGTATTCCCCGGGATTTTTGTTTGGTATTAGCTGTTGAGCCAAATCCATAAATATTTTTTTTCCTTTAGTAGTGTCAATAGCTTCTTTTATTAAAAAATAGCGAGAAAGTACTCTTTTTACATTGCCATCTACCACAGCTTTTTTTTCATTAAAGCAAAAAGAACTTATGGCTGCCGCAGTATATTCGCCTACGCCTTTTAGTTTTAATATTTCAGTGTAAGTATTGGGGAAAATTCCGTTGAGTTCGGTGCTTATATATTTGGCTGTATAATGTAAATTTCTGGCTCTTGAATAGTAGCCCAATCCTTGCCAAAGCTTAAGCACTTCATCTTCAGAAGCATTGGCTAAATTGCCTATTTTAGGAAATTGTTTTACAAATTTTAAATAATAACTCAATCCTTGCTCTACTTTTGTTTGTTGTAATATTATTTCAGAAAGCCAAACTTTGTACGGATTTTTTTCATTTTTCCATGGCATAGTTCTTGTGTTAAATCTTGTGTGCCAAAGGAGAAGATTATTGATAAAAAACGTATTTGTTTTTACATTAAATTTATTATTCATTTAATAAATTAATTAATTTTGTTAAAATTTTTTTCCTTTCACAAAAATAAAATTTATAACTTAGTAGCTCAAAAATTAAAAAAGAACACTTAAACCAAAAAACTAACTATATGAGAAAAGCAGATTTAGTAAACAAGATTTCAGAAGAAACAGGCATACCAAAAGTAGATACCTTAGTAGTAATAGAAAGCATGATTAAAGAAATTAAAAATTCTTTAAAAGAGGGCGACAATGTATATTTAAGAGGTTTTGGTAGTTTTGTAGTAAAAACAAGAGCAGAAAAAGTGGGTAGAAACATTAAGAAAAACACAGCTATTGTTATTCCTGCACATAATATTCCTTCTTTTAAGCCTTCAAAATCTTTTGTTGGCATTGTAAAAAAGAACAATAAAGTAAAATAATAAATGAATAAAACTCCGTTAATTGCTATTATAGTTAGTATAATAGCCGTGGTAGGTATTTATATTTTTGTAGATATAAAACCACCAAAAAATAACACTACCGAAGCCAATACAAAGCAAGAAGTGGTAGAAAACCAAGAAATAATAAGTACATTTAATAAAACACTTGCACCAGAAATTCAGCAGAATTTGAATCGTTGGCTTGTCGGTGCCGAAGAAAATAAAGATACTTTGGCTTTAGATTCTTTAATAAATCAGTACGAAAGTTTGCAACAGTATAATTTTTCGGCATACTACCACACTTTAAAAGCGGAAATACAAAATACTAAAGAAAGTTGGGTTTTAGCAGGTGATAGGCAATATAGCGTAAGCCAAAATAGTGCTTATGATAGCACTTTTAATCATATTTTGTTAGATAAATCTATTGATTCTTACAATAAAGCCATAGAATTTGACTCAACAGATTTAGATTTAAAAACAAAATTAGGCGAAGCATATATGATGAATGCCGAACAGCCAATGCAAGGAATAACAATGCTTTTGGATGTAGTAAAGCAAGATAGCATGAATATAAATGCCAATTTAGCTTTAGGAAAATTTGGAATTGTTTCAGGACAATATGATAAAGCTTTAAATAGATTGGAAAAAGTATTATCTTTGCAACCCAAAAATAAAGAGGCCTTGCTTTTAGCTGCCGAAGCGGCTACAAATATTGGAGACTTGCCTTATGCCATTGATAAACTGGAAAGAAGTAAGGAACTAATTGAAGATGAGGCTTTTAAAAAAGATATAGACTTGCTCATAGAGCAGTTAAAAAAATAAATTGTAGAACAATAAAAAACATTTAGATATGCCAAGCGGTAAAAAAAGAAAAAGACATAAAATAGCAACTCACAAAAGAAAAAAGAGACTGAGAAAAAATCGTCATAAAAATAAAAAATAAGGAGTTTACTTCTTGTTTGTAATATTATAACTTTTATCTAAAAACTATTCCGTTTGTGGGATAGTTTTTAGTCGTTATAAGAATCAATATTAATTTTGGAGAAAGAGTTTGTTATTAATAGTACTACCAATGGTAGTGAAATAGCTTTACTTGAAAATAAAAAACTGGTTGAATTTCATAGAGAAAAAGATGAAAATTCATTTAAAGTAGGTGATGTTATTTTAGGTAAGGTTAAGAAAGTTATGCCCGGCATGAATGCCGCATTTGTAGATGTGGGATACGAAAAAGATGCCTTTTTACATTATACAGATTTAGGTGCGGATTTTAAAACCTACTTTAACTTTTATAAAAGTGTAAGAGCCGGCAATAGCACACATATTAATGATGTTAAAACTCAGCCTCAAATAGACAAAAAAGGAAACATTAAAGATGTTTTAACACCTAAATCACTAATTCCTGTTCAAATTTTTAAAGAACCTATTAGTAGTAAAGGTCCAAGATTAACCACCGAGATTTCAATAGCCGGTAGGTTTTTAATACTGACGCCTTTTATAGAAACTATAGGTATTTCTAAAAGAATAGCAGAAAACGAAGAGCGAGACCGTCTTAAAATTTTATTAAAAAGTTTAACGCCAAAAAATATGGGCGTTATAGTACGTACCGCTGCTAAGGGAAAGGGAGCAGCAGAGCTACACAAAGACTTAAACAATTTAATAGGGAAATGGGAGCTACTGCTTAAAAACTTAAAAAATGCCAACATTAGAGATAAAGTTTTAAGCGAAATAGACAAATCTTCTGTATTAGTAAGAGATTTAATGAGTGAAAACTTTAAATCTATAAATGTAAATGACCCAACTTTAGCCAATGAGCTTGAGGAGTACATGAAAGAAATTGCTCCCAATAGAAAAAATATAGTAAACTTATATAAAGGCAAAGCTCCAATTTTTGATCATTTTGACATAACACGTCAAATAAAATCAAGTTTTGGGAGCACCGTAACTTTTGGCAAAGGACCATATTTGGTTATAGAACACACCGAAGCACTGCACGTAATAGATGTAAATAGCGGACACAAAGTAGCACTTAAAGGCGACCAAGAATCTAACGCCCTTGCTGTAAATATAGATGCGGCTACAGAAGTGGCACGCCAGTTAAGACTTAGAGATATAGGCGGCATAGTAGTAGTAGATTTCATAGATATGAAAAAAGCTACTAACAAAAAAGAAGTTTACGATAAAATGCGTGAATTGCTAAAGCAAGATAAAGCTACAACAAACGTATTGCCATTATCTAAATTTAATTTAATGCAAATAACACGTGAACGTGTTAGACCGCAAATAGAAATAGCCACACAAGAAAAATGCCCTACCTGCAACGGCACAGGAAAAATAGAAGCCACACTGCTTTTAATGGATAGTATAGATGAAAAAGTAGAACAATTAATACGTAATAATATTCAATTTACGCTTACCGTACATCCATTTATAGAAGCATATATTAAAAAAGGATTTTTAAAATCGCCAAGAATGCAGTGGTTTTTTGACCATAAAAAATGGGTGAAAGTTCAAGCAGACGAAAACTTAGCACTTACAGAATATAAATTTGTAAATTTGCTGGGCAACGAGATAGAATTTAACCATTAAATGAAAACTTTATCTATAATAATACCTGCTTATAATGAAGCTAAAACCATTCATTTAATTTTAGATAAAATACGTGCTGTAAATTTAATAAACGGCATTTCAAAAGAAATAATAATAGTTAACGATTTTTCTACCGATAGTACTGCGGAAGTTGTAAATGATTATATAAAAAGCCATAGCGATACAAATTTTATTTTTGTAGAACACGAGAAAAACAAAGGCAAAGGAGCAGCACTACACACAGGAATAAAGCACGCTACGGGAGATTACCTTATTATACAAGATGCCGATTTAGAGTATAATCCGGAAGAATATAATATACTTTTGCAACCTATAGAAAGTGGATTTGCAGATGTGGTATATGGTAGCCGATTTATGGGAGGTAAACCACACAGAATTTTATTTTTTTGGCATTCAATAGGCAATAAACTGCTAACTTTTTTGAGTAATATGTTTACCAATTTGAATTTAACAGATATGGAAACCTGCTACAAAATGTTTAAGAGAGAGATTATACAATCGTTAGATTTGAAAGAAAACCGCTTTGGTTTTGAACCGGAAGTAACAGCTAAAGTAAGCAAAATACCTAAAGTAAGAATATACGAAGTAGGTATAAGCTACTACGGTCGCACGTATGAAGAAGGCAAAAAAATAGGCTGGAAAGATGGTGTGCGTGCTATATACAGTATTGTTAAATATGGTTTGTTAGGGTAAATCTCCTCATTTAACAGAAATGTTTTCTTTGACTTTTTCGGTTAACTGCCTTAGCGATTCTCTTTTAAAAGAAGTGAGCTTTTTTATTATCAAAGATTTATGAACCGTAAATATTTCGTTAGTCCTAACTTCACTTTTGTATTTTAATTTGGTTTCAGTATCAATATCTTTAATTGTAAAAGTAGGCTTAATGGACATTTTTTAGGATAGGAATCGCTGTAACAGTTATAATTATTAGCTTTGAGGGCAATCAAAGGTTATGAATAAAAAAAGTGCTTAAGCTGTGGTAAAGGATTTACCAAGAAAAATGGAAAAGTTAAAGGTGTTCAATTGTATAAATGCTCTTATTGTGGGAAACAATTTTTAGGAGGTAATAGGATTGACAATAAGATTCTTTGGGATGAATACTTATATGGAAAACAAACCTATTCTCAACTTGCTATTAGATATACATGTTCAGTAAAAACCATTCAAAGAAGATTGGATTCTATTTTAGTTGAATTAAAATCAAAAGTTCCAAGAGAAGTAGTTGTTCTTATGGATACAACCTATTGGGGAAGGAACTTTGGCGTTATGTTGTTTAAGGATAGTCTAACAAAAGAGAATTTATTGAAGTACTATGTCAGAACAGAAACAAATGCTTTATATATCAAGGGAATCAATGAATTAAAATCTTTGGGGTTTAAGATTAATGGTATTGTTTGTGATGGAAGAAAAGGTTTAATCCAATCATTTGATGTTCCTGTTCAAATGTGTCAATTTCATCAATCTGCAATTATACGAAGATATTTAACCAAGAACCCCAAACTTATAGCATCTAAAGAACTAATGGAAGTTGTCAATTTAATGAAGCAAACAGATAAAGAATCTTTTACAGGAGCTTTAGATTTATGGTTTAATAAATGGGAAGACTTTCTCAATGAAAGAACGATTAACCCCGTTACAAATAAATCCTTTTATACACATAAAAAATTACGAAGTGCATATAGAAGTTTAAAAAATAATTTACCTTGGTTATTTACTTGGTACGATTATATAGAACTTAATATTCCAAACACTACCAATGCTATTGATGGTCATTTTGCAGACTTAAAGAATAAACTAAGAAACCACAATGGATTATCTAAAAAAAGAAAAATTAAATTTATAGATGAGTTTTTAAAGGCATAAAGCTCTCCAAAAATAGCTATGGACTCCTAATTTTAGCAGTCCATAGTACCGATATTTTTATCGAGCATCTACATTATCCCTGACGAGTTGCTCTCCAGCAGAGCTCGCTTCCGTTTATATAGACAACACAAATTTGGAAAATTAAATTTGACAATCCTAAAAAACATAAAAAATAGAGCCTAAAAAATGTCCATTAGAACTTCACGTCTGAAAAATAGCCTAATTTTTGTCCATTATTCCTAAAAGTAAATTGGTCGTTACGTATTACAGATGTTATTTTTGAAACTATATAGTTTTCCTTATTGATAGAATCTTTAGAAATAATTACTACGGGTCTTTTCTTTGTGTTAGACAAATCTGTATAAGGATAAGGAATTAGTACTATAGAACCTTGATTGTATTTTGCCATAGAATAAACTATTAATAATTATCCCAATGTTGATCTTCCTCGCTATCCCAATCTTTAGATAGTGTATTTATAGATAATTCATAAGAAGCGTGTACATTTGTTATATCCATCAAATTATTATGCAATAAATCTATTGTATTAAAAAACTCTATAGTTACATTTTTAAAATGAATATACTCTTTATCATCTATTGAGTATAACATATCTTTATACTTATTTAGCACCAAAATAATTTTATCTAAAGATTTTAATTCCTTTTCAGCTTGTTTAGGTGTCAAATCTTTTAAATAAAACAAAGAACCTCTTATTTTAAGAGTAGCATCTTCTATTTTTGGGATAGCATATTTTTCATACTTATCCCAAATAACACCAGCCGGGCTAAAAGATGCCAATATACTAAACGTATCTAAGATACTTGTAGAATATGATAAACTGTGTGCCATAATGCAAATATACATATAAATAACTGTAAAAGTTCCGCTTTATTGTCTGCTTTAAACAAGGCTAATTATCCAAAAAAGCTTGTATTTCCTTAAAAATTAATGCTACATCTAAATGTAGCATTAATTAAAATATTAGTTATAATATTTTGAGGATATTAAAGAAGTTGACCCACTAGGGCTCGAACCTAGACTCTTTTGGACCAAAACCAAACGTGTTGCCAGTTACACCATGGGTCAAAAAAAATTGGACTGCAAAGATAAAATTAAATTTTAAAAATGCAATACTAATCTTTTTTGTTTTTATCTTGAAAATCTAAAGATTTAATATTGAGTTTGCTTAATATTTGCTTAGCCGTTATTTTTAAATTTTCCTTTAAAGATGTTGCTATTTTTTTGCCTGCACTATCTGTTGGCTTACTCAAAAACCGAGAATCTTCATATTTTACGCCTTCCTCCATTGGTGTAAAGAAATAAGCGTAGTACGATTTTCTGTATTCTCCATCAGGAAAATTAATTTTTTCATATCCATGTGGAGAGTTTTTATCTGTTAAAAAAATAACTGCCGTATTAAATGTTGGCGGATATTTTACTGCCATTTCAGTCATGTCTTTATTCCAAATTTCAATATCGCCTTTCCACTCCGGCTGCCAGCCTTTATTCATATAAACCAATAAATTAACTCTACGCCACAATCCTTTGCCTACGTTTACATTTACATCTATATGCACATCTAAAAAACTACCTTTGCCACCTTGGTGCACTCCCTGCCCTAAAGAATCGGTATTGGTAAATAAACCATCTATGCCTG
Coding sequences within:
- the gldE gene encoding gliding motility-associated protein GldE — translated: MESESLPPSEFLNNIFSFIYLQTNIADNLSYIIAFSVSIIILLFLSAIISGSEVAFYSLKPGQIAELKESDKENHKRIISLLERPRQLLATILIANNFVNVLMIILFNFLMTMVFPNFKEETIALINVAILTPLLVFFGEVSPKVFASQNNLYLAELTSGFFGFLRTIFYPFTWLLVKSGLLIEKRFQNINHEIDLDEIEKAIDLSTTDGSTEEDVNILKGIVHFGNTTVKQIMVPRVDIIALKNTLNYAEILEVVKEAGYSRMPVYEESIDNVKGILYLKDLLNHLEEKEDFNWQNLVRDPFFVHETKKIDDLLREIQENRKHQAIVVDEYGGTKGLVTLEDILEEVLGDIKDEFDFDANTAFKQLSPNSYLMDGKINLMDLCEKLKLPEDDFEEASGGNDTLAGLILQLSGKLPKNGNVITYKNYTFTVLSMDKNRINKVKMVIDEN
- a CDS encoding type II toxin-antitoxin system PemK/MazF family toxin, producing MAKYNQGSIVLIPYPYTDLSNTKKRPVVIISKDSINKENYIVSKITSVIRNDQFTFRNNGQKLGYFSDVKF
- a CDS encoding Rne/Rng family ribonuclease, with the translated sequence MEKEFVINSTTNGSEIALLENKKLVEFHREKDENSFKVGDVILGKVKKVMPGMNAAFVDVGYEKDAFLHYTDLGADFKTYFNFYKSVRAGNSTHINDVKTQPQIDKKGNIKDVLTPKSLIPVQIFKEPISSKGPRLTTEISIAGRFLILTPFIETIGISKRIAENEERDRLKILLKSLTPKNMGVIVRTAAKGKGAAELHKDLNNLIGKWELLLKNLKNANIRDKVLSEIDKSSVLVRDLMSENFKSINVNDPTLANELEEYMKEIAPNRKNIVNLYKGKAPIFDHFDITRQIKSSFGSTVTFGKGPYLVIEHTEALHVIDVNSGHKVALKGDQESNALAVNIDAATEVARQLRLRDIGGIVVVDFIDMKKATNKKEVYDKMRELLKQDKATTNVLPLSKFNLMQITRERVRPQIEIATQEKCPTCNGTGKIEATLLLMDSIDEKVEQLIRNNIQFTLTVHPFIEAYIKKGFLKSPRMQWFFDHKKWVKVQADENLALTEYKFVNLLGNEIEFNH
- a CDS encoding 2OG-Fe(II) oxygenase, whose amino-acid sequence is MGLELINKKYTNPENLKKLAEQFQNAQPCKHIMLENFFEEEFANTIHDNFPAFESLNVVRKSLNENKREDYHFERWHPAFAKLRDGMITDEVSKFMSTLTGIDGLFTNTDSLGQGVHQGGKGSFLDVHIDVNVNVGKGLWRRVNLLVYMNKGWQPEWKGDIEIWNKDMTEMAVKYPPTFNTAVIFLTDKNSPHGYEKINFPDGEYRKSYYAYFFTPMEEGVKYEDSRFLSKPTDSAGKKIATSLKENLKITAKQILSKLNIKSLDFQDKNKKD
- a CDS encoding single-stranded DNA-binding protein — encoded protein: MINKVTLIGRLGKDPEVRHFDNNSAVCNFTLATNETYTDRDGNRIEQTEWHNLAIWRKGLIDVAEKYLGKGQLIYVEGKLRTRSWEDQNGAKRYSTEVVVDNFKMLERKDDSGQNQTSQSQQSSNAQNENTTPPTTPIDESPMDDNDEANDLPF
- a CDS encoding integration host factor subunit beta, which translates into the protein MRKADLVNKISEETGIPKVDTLVVIESMIKEIKNSLKEGDNVYLRGFGSFVVKTRAEKVGRNIKKNTAIVIPAHNIPSFKPSKSFVGIVKKNNKVK
- the mutY gene encoding A/G-specific adenine glycosylase; translated protein: MNNKFNVKTNTFFINNLLLWHTRFNTRTMPWKNEKNPYKVWLSEIILQQTKVEQGLSYYLKFVKQFPKIGNLANASEDEVLKLWQGLGYYSRARNLHYTAKYISTELNGIFPNTYTEILKLKGVGEYTAAAISSFCFNEKKAVVDGNVKRVLSRYFLIKEAIDTTKGKKIFMDLAQQLIPNKNPGEYNQAIMDFGATVCKPKNPLCGSCMLKENCMAFNKNKVSQLPFKSKKIATKNRYFYSFFIETPKGYIIEQREENDIWKKLYQFPLVEFEKKKKLSNKEINKILAAKFDINNEEIIEISKEFTQKLTHQLIHIQFISIKTTATTLLDKEKYRYTRNLTNFAFPKIFILYLQSKSLILE
- a CDS encoding tetratricopeptide repeat protein, with the translated sequence MNKTPLIAIIVSIIAVVGIYIFVDIKPPKNNTTEANTKQEVVENQEIISTFNKTLAPEIQQNLNRWLVGAEENKDTLALDSLINQYESLQQYNFSAYYHTLKAEIQNTKESWVLAGDRQYSVSQNSAYDSTFNHILLDKSIDSYNKAIEFDSTDLDLKTKLGEAYMMNAEQPMQGITMLLDVVKQDSMNINANLALGKFGIVSGQYDKALNRLEKVLSLQPKNKEALLLAAEAATNIGDLPYAIDKLERSKELIEDEAFKKDIDLLIEQLKK
- a CDS encoding glycosyltransferase family 2 protein: MKTLSIIIPAYNEAKTIHLILDKIRAVNLINGISKEIIIVNDFSTDSTAEVVNDYIKSHSDTNFIFVEHEKNKGKGAALHTGIKHATGDYLIIQDADLEYNPEEYNILLQPIESGFADVVYGSRFMGGKPHRILFFWHSIGNKLLTFLSNMFTNLNLTDMETCYKMFKREIIQSLDLKENRFGFEPEVTAKVSKIPKVRIYEVGISYYGRTYEEGKKIGWKDGVRAIYSIVKYGLLG